The following coding sequences lie in one Paracholeplasma manati genomic window:
- a CDS encoding AAA family ATPase: MIVLVGASASGKTELAKILYRTYGYKKCVTTTTRPERTGEQDGVDYHFLTEDVFKSLMAKNAFYEVTEYSNRYYGIQKKDVVENGVVIVDPNGANALVDQADDVYVVFVEASEELRTRRMQSRGDLTEQIEKRILGDRNVFQLKNFHRIDLHIYNEQVDLNELALWVHEHYQKRHRK, translated from the coding sequence ATGATTGTATTGGTTGGCGCGAGTGCCAGTGGAAAAACCGAACTAGCCAAAATTTTATATCGTACCTATGGGTATAAGAAATGTGTCACCACCACCACAAGGCCTGAAAGAACTGGCGAACAAGATGGGGTGGATTATCATTTTCTAACAGAGGATGTATTTAAGTCTTTGATGGCAAAGAATGCATTCTACGAAGTCACCGAATATTCGAATCGATATTACGGCATTCAAAAGAAAGACGTGGTTGAAAACGGCGTCGTGATTGTTGACCCCAATGGCGCGAATGCCTTGGTTGATCAAGCCGATGATGTCTATGTGGTCTTCGTGGAAGCGAGTGAAGAACTCAGAACCAGAAGGATGCAATCACGTGGTGATTTAACGGAACAAATCGAAAAACGTATTTTAGGTGATAGAAACGTCTTTCAACTCAAAAACTTTCATAGAATCGACTTGCACATTTACAATGAACAAGTGGATTTGAACGAACTGGCCCTTTGGGTTCATGAACATTATCAAAAAAGACATAGAAAATAA
- a CDS encoding sensor domain-containing diguanylate cyclase, giving the protein MHKKYLDFDPFGSMIVKAMNAGTWIWNIQTNETIYNERWAEMIGYSLAELEPVSLDTWCKFVHPDDLHKSDEAFKQLFDKKTEFYSVEVRMKHKLGYWIWVLDSGQIIEWSETCEPLIAIGTHIDITDSKNAQLELEKSERNLRQIVEHAFDIIYRIDNKGNLSYVSNAWSKRLGYARANSIGQPYKSFVHPDDVKRLDAFAETLKQSEDAQTISGYRLRHANGSWRYYESNASIILEDGAIAGVGGIARDITLLIEKQREIEYLSYHDFLTGLYNRHYLDHIIGEIIKPERLPLCIISMDLNDLKRVNDTYGHHMGDYYIKQVATIIKELIPTPYQFRVGGDEFLVFVPNTDQTTALEIRNTVYDQLKKMKIKDFQPSTAFGFIVKESIDEEIYEDIKKADEFMYLNKIKVKSGNY; this is encoded by the coding sequence ATGCATAAAAAATACCTCGACTTTGATCCTTTTGGCAGCATGATTGTCAAAGCGATGAATGCAGGAACTTGGATTTGGAACATTCAAACCAATGAAACCATTTATAACGAACGCTGGGCAGAAATGATCGGCTATTCTTTGGCTGAACTAGAACCCGTCAGTTTAGATACGTGGTGTAAATTCGTTCATCCAGATGATCTCCACAAATCGGACGAAGCTTTCAAACAACTTTTCGATAAAAAAACTGAGTTTTATTCAGTCGAGGTCCGAATGAAACACAAATTGGGCTATTGGATTTGGGTACTCGATAGTGGTCAAATCATCGAGTGGTCCGAAACTTGTGAGCCTCTGATCGCGATTGGTACACACATCGATATTACCGATTCCAAAAACGCCCAACTTGAGCTTGAAAAGAGTGAACGTAATTTAAGACAAATCGTTGAACATGCTTTTGATATCATTTACCGTATCGACAATAAAGGCAATCTTTCCTATGTATCTAATGCATGGTCAAAACGGTTGGGTTATGCACGTGCCAATTCGATTGGACAACCCTATAAATCATTTGTCCATCCTGATGATGTAAAACGTCTCGATGCGTTTGCTGAAACATTAAAACAATCTGAAGACGCTCAAACCATCAGTGGTTATCGCTTAAGACATGCGAATGGGTCTTGGCGATATTATGAAAGCAATGCTTCTATCATACTTGAAGATGGTGCCATCGCTGGGGTTGGTGGGATTGCGCGAGACATTACTTTATTGATTGAAAAGCAACGAGAAATCGAATACTTATCCTACCATGATTTCTTAACGGGATTATACAATCGCCATTATTTAGACCATATCATTGGTGAAATCATCAAACCTGAACGCTTACCATTATGCATCATATCCATGGACTTAAATGACTTAAAACGTGTCAATGACACCTATGGACACCATATGGGTGATTATTATATCAAACAGGTCGCGACCATCATCAAAGAACTCATACCTACGCCATACCAATTTAGGGTTGGTGGGGATGAATTCTTGGTATTCGTACCCAACACCGATCAGACGACAGCGTTGGAAATTCGAAATACGGTTTATGATCAGCTAAAAAAGATGAAAATCAAAGATTTCCAACCATCGACAGCCTTTGGATTCATAGTTAAAGAATCCATCGATGAAGAAATATATGAAGACATCAAGAAAGCCGATGAATTCATGTATTTGAATAAAATCAAAGTAAAAAGCGGGAATTACTAA
- a CDS encoding TIGR00266 family protein, whose product MQYKIEGGQLPVVIVELDENEQIITEGGGMSWMTENMSMETKGGGLGKVFGRMLSGEALFQNIYTAKNGPGMIALASSLPGTIMAVQIQKDKPFIVQKRAFLGCESSVELSIFFQRKLGAGFFGGEGFIMQKLTGEGIAFVELDGYVKVYELEAGEKMIVDTGYLAAMDSTVSMDIKTVGNIKDMVFGGEGLFHTVVTGPGKVYLQSMPASKFMSPVQHK is encoded by the coding sequence ATGCAATACAAAATTGAAGGTGGACAACTGCCGGTTGTCATTGTAGAATTGGATGAAAATGAACAAATCATCACTGAAGGTGGTGGGATGTCTTGGATGACTGAAAACATGTCGATGGAAACCAAAGGTGGCGGTTTAGGCAAAGTATTTGGCAGAATGCTTTCAGGTGAAGCGTTATTTCAAAACATTTATACCGCTAAAAATGGGCCAGGGATGATTGCTTTAGCATCCTCATTGCCAGGCACCATCATGGCGGTTCAAATTCAAAAAGACAAACCATTCATCGTTCAAAAAAGAGCATTTTTAGGTTGTGAATCTTCTGTAGAATTATCGATTTTCTTCCAACGCAAATTAGGGGCAGGTTTCTTTGGTGGTGAAGGTTTCATCATGCAAAAACTCACCGGTGAAGGGATTGCGTTTGTTGAACTTGATGGCTATGTCAAAGTATACGAATTAGAAGCAGGCGAAAAAATGATTGTCGATACGGGTTATTTAGCAGCGATGGATTCGACAGTATCGATGGATATCAAGACCGTTGGTAATATTAAAGACATGGTATTTGGTGGCGAAGGTTTATTCCATACCGTCGTGACCGGACCAGGTAAAGTGTACTTACAATCGATGCCAGCGTCTAAATTCATGTCGCCGGTTCAACACAAATAA
- a CDS encoding dihydrofolate reductase family protein produces MRKVILYIACSLDGFISRDNDSIDFLAGQTNEVVDFGYDQFLASVDTLILGSKTYSELINHISVGVWPYVGKKVYVFSNRLKGSNEEVTFVDGDVVQFVESLKQTEGSDIWVVGGRGVIDPLLKAKAIDRYIITLMPNIIGSGKRLFPQLDSDTLLKLVSAETFNGMVMLTYEKR; encoded by the coding sequence ATGCGTAAGGTTATTTTATACATCGCTTGCTCACTCGATGGTTTCATTTCAAGAGACAACGATTCGATTGATTTTTTAGCTGGTCAAACGAATGAAGTCGTGGACTTTGGGTATGATCAATTTTTAGCCAGTGTTGATACCCTCATTTTAGGCAGTAAAACCTATTCAGAACTCATCAACCACATCTCTGTGGGTGTTTGGCCTTATGTCGGCAAAAAGGTATATGTTTTTTCCAATCGTTTAAAAGGGTCCAACGAAGAAGTGACTTTTGTAGATGGGGATGTGGTTCAGTTCGTGGAATCCCTCAAACAAACCGAGGGGTCTGATATTTGGGTCGTCGGTGGTAGAGGGGTCATCGACCCACTCTTAAAAGCGAAGGCTATAGACCGTTATATCATCACACTGATGCCCAACATCATCGGTTCAGGTAAACGTTTATTTCCTCAATTAGACAGCGATACACTGTTAAAATTGGTATCTGCAGAAACATTCAATGGGATGGTTATGTTGACTTACGAAAAGCGCTGA
- a CDS encoding ABC transporter ATP-binding protein: MEQIVLKDVKKTYYPDVLNRPVLNHLSLSIHAGEFVGIIGPSGSGKTTLLYVMSGLEPADSGEVTLFQKPLAHYLESDRAMLRRDLIGFVFQFFNLIPNLTIYDNMKLANVIIKHKGLTIEEALDLVGLKDVMHQYPSQLSGGMQQRASIARAILGEKKIIFADEPTGNLDHHTSLEIMELFRKLNQTLGITIVMVTHNESLLSYTNRVIRLLDGNIINDEQI, from the coding sequence ATGGAACAAATCGTCTTAAAGGATGTCAAAAAGACTTATTATCCAGATGTCCTCAATCGCCCTGTATTGAATCATCTATCTTTATCCATACATGCAGGTGAGTTCGTTGGCATCATTGGACCAAGTGGGTCTGGGAAAACTACGCTTTTATATGTCATGTCCGGGCTCGAACCAGCCGATAGTGGCGAGGTCACTTTATTTCAAAAACCACTCGCACACTACCTTGAAAGCGATCGTGCCATGTTGCGTCGTGACTTGATTGGATTTGTCTTTCAATTTTTTAACTTGATACCCAATTTAACCATTTATGATAACATGAAACTCGCCAACGTGATCATCAAACACAAAGGTTTAACGATTGAAGAAGCGTTGGATTTGGTGGGGTTAAAAGATGTCATGCACCAATACCCATCCCAACTTTCTGGTGGGATGCAACAACGTGCATCGATTGCCAGAGCGATTCTTGGCGAAAAGAAAATCATTTTCGCCGATGAACCTACGGGCAACCTCGATCACCATACGAGCTTAGAAATCATGGAACTCTTTAGAAAATTAAATCAGACCTTGGGCATCACCATTGTCATGGTTACGCACAATGAGTCGCTATTGTCATATACCAATCGTGTCATTCGATTATTAGATGGGAATATCATCAACGATGAACAGATCTAA